The window TCGGTGGCAATATTTCCACAACTGCACTTTTCAGGGATGAAATGTTTGCAATTTTAGGCCCGGATCTGCCTTTGGCCCAGAAATCCCGGCTTGAATTCATTGATTTTAAAAAAGAAAATTTTATATCTATCCGGTCACGATCCCAGAACCGTTTTTATCAAAAACACCTGAAACCAAATGGTATTCATCCCAAACGGTTTATGGTGGTGGAAGATCCGTCTGCCATGATGGAGATGACCGCTGCCGGGTTCGGTATTGCCATGGCCCCGGGGTGGGCGATACAGTCCCAGGTGAATGCCGGTCGAATCCGGGCTTTGTCCATTACCAGGCCCGGCATGTATCTCACCTGGCAGGCTGTGTTTTTAAAGGATAACGCTTCCCTTGTATTTCTGCAGGAGTTTGTTCGCCTGATCTCCCGGTCCGGGATTGCTGCTTTGCCGATACCGATCAATGTTGATGATGGCTTATAAAAACTGAATATGGATATCCTGGAATCAAAACTGCTTGCGCCCCATCTTGGCAATCTGCTGCAAAGGCAGCGGTTGACCCGGCAACTAAACAGACTTGGTGGAAAGCGCCTGGTCCTGGTCACCGCCGGGGCCGGGTACGGAAAAACAACAATGGTGGCCCAGGCCCTGGCAGACCCCTCTTGTCCGGACCTGGCCCTGGTCTGGTATCGTCTGGACCGGTTTGACCGGGACATCACCACCTTTACCCGACACCTCATCCGGGGGCTTGAAAAAAATTATCCCGGCATTGGAGATACGCTTTGGGAAAACAAGGATGACCCATGTCTTACATGTGATCATAAGACCTTGCTGCTAAAAATTGTTAAGGCATTGGAATCAAGGAAGGACAAAGAACTTTTCATCGTTCTGGACGATTACCACCTTTTAGGCCCTGCCGACCCAAATGACTCATCCGGCCTTGTGAGTGTCCACTGGTGCATGCAATTTCTTTTGGAGCGGCTGCCGGACCATGTCCGGTTCGTTCTCATATCTCGAACCGATCCGCCCTTGAAATTGTCGAGCCTACGGGTACGGCAGCAGGTCCTTGAAATCAATGAATCGCATCTGTTGTTCTCTTTTGATGAAACAGAAGCCCTTTTTTCAAGGATCCATAATCGGGAACCTGAAGCAAAGATTTTGTCAGCTCTTCACGAACAGACAGGCGGGTGGGCTGCCGGCCTCATCCTGTTTGGGGCGGCCTTTGAAAAGCAGGGAAGTCCATTGTTTTGCTCACAAGCCATGGATACCTTCATGTCTAAACAGCATCTGTTTGATTTCCTGGAAGAAAATCTGTTTGAAACCCAGCCGCCTGACATGCGGCAGTTCATGGTCAGAACTGCCCTTATGGACCCCATGGATACCTCCATATGCGACTGCATTTCAGGATGTGAAGATGCGAAAATGCGTTTTAGCCGTATGATGGCGGCACATCTGATGGTGTTTCCCATAAACCAAGAGAAAAGCATTTTTCATTACCACCATCTGTTCAGGGGCTTTCTTTTAAAAAAATTAAGTCACACCCATGCACAATCCAGAATCAGACAATTACACCTGGATATTGCCCGGCTTATGGAAAACCGGGAAGATCCCATCGCTCTGGTCCATTACATAGAGGCCCATGCCTATGAAGAGGCGGCTCGTTTCATGGCCGCTTTTGAACTGGAATTTCTGGTCCAGGGGAAAATCGAATTTATCCGGACCTGCCTGGAAAAAATTCCTGAAAAGGTCATTGCACAAACGCCTGGGCTGCTGTTTATGGAGGCCAAGCAATACTCTTATTTCGGCCGGACGGATAAATCCATTACCTGCCTCACTGCAGCCTGCCGGATCCTGAAGAATGCCAACAACGATGTGTATGTGGCCAAATGTCTGGTGGATTTAAGCCTTCAATATTATTACACCGGACATATTCCGGAAGCCAAAGACTTGATGCTGCAGGTCCTGGATGAAACCAGGGCCGATCCCGGCACCTACATCCAGGCAGTTATGTGTTTGTCTTTTTTTTGTGCCGTACTCGGACAGATCCCCGATGCACAAAGGTATG is drawn from uncultured Desulfobacter sp. and contains these coding sequences:
- a CDS encoding LysR family transcriptional regulator, which translates into the protein MVQTIAGAGTMTRAAQALFLSQSALSQQLKEIETRLQTPLFYRTRKKMLLTPMGRKILDTADRVIRVMEDTEADIARMVSGETGELKVGTQCIFCYRWLPKVMGAFQEKFPNVELEIGNSVNALQELEKGIYNLVISVLPEIGGNISTTALFRDEMFAILGPDLPLAQKSRLEFIDFKKENFISIRSRSQNRFYQKHLKPNGIHPKRFMVVEDPSAMMEMTAAGFGIAMAPGWAIQSQVNAGRIRALSITRPGMYLTWQAVFLKDNASLVFLQEFVRLISRSGIAALPIPINVDDGL